The following coding sequences are from one Rhodopirellula islandica window:
- a CDS encoding cytochrome c oxidase subunit 3, translated as MPTSVLPTDRRYQQGGWLFLGTLLVFFLSSLLLYGIYASSRLGDSQSSAPLPDAFLTSTACLLVISGLVHWGTRTVRRSKRVLTGSLLATSAIAAVAFMAIQYVAMLELLSGPAMQGGTGKGVAGMVVVLAFLHALHVAGGVIALGIVSVRSMLGKYDHERHWPVDFAAQYWHFLDVVWLCMLGTFVVTTGGFAGISL; from the coding sequence ATGCCCACCAGTGTCCTCCCGACCGACCGACGCTATCAACAAGGTGGCTGGCTGTTCCTGGGAACACTGCTGGTGTTCTTCCTCAGCAGTCTGCTGCTTTACGGCATTTACGCGAGCAGTCGGCTGGGCGACTCGCAATCGTCGGCTCCGTTGCCCGATGCATTTCTCACCAGCACGGCGTGCTTGCTCGTGATCAGCGGATTGGTGCACTGGGGCACACGAACGGTTCGCCGGTCGAAACGCGTCTTGACTGGATCGCTGCTGGCGACCAGTGCGATTGCCGCGGTCGCGTTCATGGCGATCCAATACGTCGCGATGCTAGAGTTGCTCAGCGGCCCCGCCATGCAAGGCGGCACCGGAAAAGGTGTCGCTGGGATGGTCGTGGTGCTCGCGTTCCTGCACGCCCTGCACGTGGCCGGTGGCGTGATCGCACTGGGCATCGTGTCCGTGCGATCGATGCTTGGGAAATATGACCACGAACGACACTGGCCGGTCGATTTCGCCGCCCAGTACTGGCACTTCTTGGACGTGGTTTGGCTGTGCATGCTCGGCACGTTCGTTGTCACCACCGGTGGTTTCGCAGGCATCTCGTTGTAG